A genomic stretch from Betaproteobacteria bacterium includes:
- a CDS encoding DsbA family protein → MEPIRVMHFSDTLCVWAYVSQIRIDELIKNFAGSVELEYRYLHVFGDVPKKMEASWKDRGGVQGYNEHVRTVCGKFGHVALDPRVWVRTTPQSSMPSHLFLCAVRLLESDGRAPRGALSTAAWAVREAFFKEGADVAQCETLLGIAEKIQLPVAEIQNIIDTGSAHAALCGDLDLARTHGIQASPTLLFNEGRQRLSGNVGYRVIEANIRELLEGAPGQLS, encoded by the coding sequence ATGGAACCCATTCGAGTCATGCATTTTTCGGATACGCTCTGCGTCTGGGCGTACGTCTCGCAAATTCGTATTGACGAGTTGATAAAAAATTTTGCCGGGTCGGTGGAGCTGGAGTACCGCTACCTGCATGTCTTCGGGGATGTGCCCAAGAAAATGGAGGCGTCTTGGAAGGATCGCGGCGGCGTGCAGGGCTACAACGAGCATGTCAGGACCGTGTGCGGTAAGTTCGGGCATGTAGCACTCGATCCCCGGGTCTGGGTTCGCACCACACCGCAGTCCTCGATGCCAAGTCACCTATTCCTGTGTGCGGTCAGGCTGCTTGAATCCGACGGCAGAGCGCCCCGGGGTGCGCTCTCCACCGCAGCCTGGGCGGTACGCGAAGCCTTCTTCAAGGAAGGCGCTGATGTTGCGCAGTGCGAGACCTTGCTCGGGATCGCCGAAAAGATCCAGCTGCCAGTCGCCGAGATCCAGAACATCATAGACACCGGATCCGCGCACGCCGCGCTGTGCGGCGACTTAGATCTGGCCCGCACTCACGGCATTCAGGCCAGCCCCACTCTGTTGTTCAATGAGGGCCGCCAGCGGCTGAGCGGTAACGTCGGCTATCGCGTCATCGAGGCAAACATCCGGGAGCTGCTTGAAGGCGCGCCCGGTCAGCTGTCCTGA
- a CDS encoding ABC transporter substrate-binding protein: MAAAILIVTAFPVSSEDQSLAPDVLVRNVVTDVLAAIRNTPSGDRESREKALAFAKQKILPHIDFERMTRLAVGRAWRSADARQREALVAQFGTLITRVYSAAIDAYDGHETQVDSLQLSAGDNDVIVRSRFKKTGAQPVEVNYAMWKSAEGWKVYDISVENVSLVITYRSQFGEEIARGGINGLIGSLAEKNRAATAPSPRPSPARGEGVLRPEQQ; encoded by the coding sequence TTGGCGGCGGCGATCCTGATCGTGACGGCCTTTCCCGTTTCGTCAGAAGACCAAAGCCTCGCGCCCGATGTGCTAGTCAGGAATGTTGTCACCGATGTGCTCGCCGCCATCAGAAACACCCCGTCCGGCGACCGCGAGAGCCGCGAAAAGGCCCTCGCGTTCGCGAAGCAGAAGATCCTTCCCCATATCGACTTCGAGCGCATGACGCGGCTCGCAGTGGGCAGGGCCTGGCGTAGTGCGGACGCGCGGCAGCGCGAAGCGCTCGTCGCGCAATTCGGCACCCTGATCACGCGTGTCTACTCGGCCGCGATCGACGCCTACGACGGCCACGAGACGCAGGTCGATTCCCTGCAACTATCCGCCGGGGACAACGACGTCATCGTCCGATCCCGCTTCAAAAAGACGGGGGCGCAGCCGGTCGAGGTGAACTATGCCATGTGGAAGTCCGCGGAAGGCTGGAAGGTGTATGACATCAGCGTGGAGAACGTGAGCCTGGTGATCACCTACCGCTCGCAGTTCGGCGAGGAGATCGCGCGCGGCGGCATCAACGGACTCATCGGGTCCCTGGCGGAAAAGAACCGCGCCGCAACGGCCCCCTCTCCCCGGCCCTCTCCCGCGAGGGGAGAGGGTGTTTTGAGGCCAGAACAGCAATAG
- the ccoN gene encoding cytochrome-c oxidase, cbb3-type subunit I — MQEQTTYNYKVVRQFAIMTVVWGIVGMTVGVLLAAQLMFPDLTYGIPWLSYGRLRPLHTNAVVFAFGGSALFATSYYVVQRTCHARLFCDRLAAFSFWGWQAVIVAAAITLPLGITTSHEYAELEWPIDILITLVWVAYAVVFFGTIARRKVPHIYVANWFFGAFILTVALLHIVNSAEVPVSLWKSYYVYAGAQDAMVQWWYGHNAVGFFLTAGFLGMMYYFVPKQAGRPIYSYRLSVVHFWALIFTYMWAGPHHLHYTALPDWAQSIGMIFSLILLAPSWGGMINGIMTLSGAWHKLRTDPILKFLITSLSFYGMSTFEGPMMSIKTVNSLSHYTDWTIGHVHSGALGWVAMISVGSLYYMIPRLYGRIEMYSMRLVTLHFWIATTGVVLYIAAMWIAGVMQGLMWRAVNVDGTLTYTFVESVKATYPFYAIRLLGGVMFLGGMFVMAYNTWKTVHGARAVDAPVLASVGAHA; from the coding sequence ATGCAGGAGCAAACGACTTACAACTACAAAGTCGTCCGGCAGTTCGCCATCATGACGGTGGTGTGGGGGATCGTCGGGATGACCGTGGGCGTGCTGCTCGCCGCGCAACTCATGTTCCCCGACCTGACTTACGGCATCCCCTGGCTGTCGTACGGTCGCTTGCGTCCATTGCACACCAACGCCGTGGTGTTTGCCTTCGGCGGCTCGGCGCTTTTCGCGACCAGCTATTACGTCGTGCAGCGCACCTGTCACGCGCGCCTGTTCTGCGACAGGCTGGCCGCCTTTTCTTTCTGGGGCTGGCAGGCGGTGATCGTGGCGGCCGCAATCACGCTGCCGCTGGGCATCACCACCTCGCACGAATATGCGGAGCTGGAATGGCCGATCGATATTCTCATCACGCTGGTGTGGGTGGCGTATGCGGTGGTGTTCTTCGGCACGATCGCCAGGCGCAAGGTGCCCCACATCTATGTGGCCAACTGGTTCTTCGGTGCTTTCATTCTCACGGTTGCGCTGCTGCACATCGTCAACAGCGCCGAAGTGCCGGTGAGCCTGTGGAAGTCGTACTACGTGTACGCGGGCGCACAGGATGCAATGGTCCAATGGTGGTACGGGCACAACGCCGTGGGATTTTTCCTCACGGCCGGCTTCCTGGGAATGATGTACTACTTCGTGCCGAAGCAGGCTGGACGCCCGATTTACAGTTACCGGCTGTCGGTCGTGCATTTCTGGGCGCTGATATTCACCTACATGTGGGCGGGCCCGCATCACCTGCACTACACGGCATTGCCGGACTGGGCGCAGTCGATCGGCATGATCTTTTCGCTGATCCTGCTGGCGCCCTCCTGGGGCGGCATGATCAACGGCATCATGACGCTGTCGGGCGCGTGGCACAAACTGCGCACCGATCCGATCCTCAAGTTCCTGATCACCTCGCTCTCTTTCTACGGCATGTCCACTTTCGAGGGGCCGATGATGTCGATCAAGACGGTCAACTCCCTGTCCCACTATACCGACTGGACCATCGGGCACGTGCACTCCGGCGCGCTGGGCTGGGTAGCGATGATCTCGGTGGGCAGCCTGTACTACATGATCCCGCGTTTGTACGGACGCATCGAGATGTACAGCATGCGGCTGGTCACGCTGCACTTCTGGATCGCGACCACCGGCGTGGTGTTGTACATCGCGGCGATGTGGATTGCGGGCGTAATGCAGGGTCTGATGTGGCGCGCGGTGAACGTCGACGGCACGCTGACCTACACCTTCGTGGAAAGCGTCAAGGCGACCTATCCGTTCTACGCCATCCGCCTGCTGGGTGGCGTGATGTTCCTGGGCGGCATGTTCGTCATGGCCTACAACACGTGGAAGACGGTGCATGGTGCCAGGGCGGTGGACGCGCCGGTACTGGCTTCCGTCGGCGCCCACGCCTGA
- the ccoO gene encoding cytochrome-c oxidase, cbb3-type subunit II: MATQSASGHEFIEKNMTWLIVLVILVVSVGGLVEIVPLFFQRSTTEPVAGMKPYTALQLTGRDIYIREGCNNCHSQMIRPLRAETERYGHYSVAGESVYDHPFLWGSKRTGPDLARVGGRYSDEWHRQHLNQPRDLVPESNMPAYPWLAQATADAELIETKMKVLRSVGVPYSEEDIARSRDDLKDKTEADALIAYLQGLGTALKGVK, encoded by the coding sequence ATGGCTACGCAATCCGCATCCGGCCACGAGTTCATCGAGAAGAATATGACCTGGCTGATCGTTCTGGTCATCCTGGTGGTGAGCGTCGGTGGCCTGGTAGAAATCGTACCGCTTTTCTTCCAGCGTTCCACCACTGAGCCGGTGGCCGGCATGAAACCCTACACGGCGTTGCAACTGACGGGGCGTGACATCTATATCCGCGAAGGTTGCAACAACTGCCACAGCCAGATGATCCGGCCGCTGCGCGCCGAGACGGAGCGCTATGGCCACTACTCGGTGGCGGGAGAGTCCGTCTATGACCATCCGTTCCTGTGGGGCAGCAAGCGTACCGGTCCTGATCTCGCGCGGGTGGGCGGCCGTTACAGCGACGAATGGCACCGCCAGCATCTGAATCAGCCGCGCGATCTGGTGCCCGAGTCGAACATGCCCGCCTATCCCTGGCTGGCGCAAGCCACCGCAGACGCTGAGCTGATCGAGACGAAAATGAAAGTGTTGCGCAGCGTCGGTGTTCCGTACTCGGAAGAGGACATCGCCAGGTCGCGCGATGATCTCAAGGACAAGACCGAGGCCGACGCGCTCATCGCCTATCTGCAAGGCCTCGGTACCGCACTGAAAGGAGTGAAGTGA
- a CDS encoding cbb3-type cytochrome c oxidase subunit 3, whose amino-acid sequence MDPVTGFRVGSTLLMLLIFAGIVWWAYGGRRGARFDVAAHSVLQDDDAPVSLRGDGREK is encoded by the coding sequence ATGGACCCGGTGACTGGATTTCGAGTCGGCTCGACCCTCCTGATGTTGCTGATTTTTGCGGGCATCGTGTGGTGGGCTTATGGCGGCAGGCGCGGCGCGCGGTTCGACGTTGCCGCGCACAGCGTGCTGCAGGACGACGATGCGCCGGTTTCGCTGCGTGGCGACGGGAGAGAAAAGTGA
- the ccoP gene encoding cytochrome-c oxidase, cbb3-type subunit III — MSDFNGEFWTVYISVITVASVLACTVLLWTLSTKRVTAGRTADVTGHVWDEDLEEYNNPLPRWWIWLFYLTIAFGVAYLVLYPGLGSFPGLLKWSSRGEYEAEQAKARETYQPLYARYAAMSIPDVARDSQAREMGQRLFLNYCAQCHASDARGGKGFPDLTDQDWLYGGDPETIVATITNGRKAMMPAWGKIVGDEGTRNLAHYVISLSGGAHDELRAAYGKELFAANCVACHGPEGKGNPVLGAANLTDKIWLYGGSSTALVETIGKGRNGVMPAWGEFLGPDKVHIVAAYVYGLSHPAGGQ; from the coding sequence GTGAGCGACTTCAACGGCGAATTCTGGACTGTCTACATCTCGGTTATCACCGTGGCCAGCGTTCTGGCCTGTACCGTGCTGCTGTGGACGCTTTCCACGAAGCGCGTTACAGCGGGGCGCACGGCCGACGTGACGGGACACGTATGGGACGAAGACCTCGAGGAGTACAACAATCCGCTGCCGCGGTGGTGGATCTGGCTGTTCTACCTCACGATCGCGTTCGGCGTGGCTTACCTCGTACTGTACCCCGGACTGGGCAGCTTCCCGGGGCTGCTCAAATGGAGTTCGCGCGGCGAATACGAAGCCGAACAGGCCAAGGCCAGGGAGACGTACCAGCCGCTCTACGCCCGATATGCGGCGATGTCCATTCCCGATGTCGCCCGTGATTCGCAGGCGCGCGAAATGGGTCAGCGGCTGTTCCTAAACTATTGCGCGCAGTGCCACGCATCGGATGCGCGCGGCGGCAAGGGATTTCCCGATCTGACGGACCAGGACTGGCTCTACGGCGGGGATCCGGAAACGATCGTGGCCACCATCACCAACGGCCGCAAAGCAATGATGCCGGCCTGGGGCAAGATCGTCGGCGACGAAGGCACCCGGAATCTCGCGCACTACGTGATATCGCTTTCGGGTGGCGCGCACGACGAGTTGCGCGCGGCGTACGGCAAGGAGCTATTCGCCGCCAACTGCGTCGCCTGCCATGGGCCCGAGGGCAAGGGCAACCCGGTTCTCGGTGCCGCGAATCTGACCGACAAGATCTGGCTCTACGGCGGCAGCAGTACTGCGCTCGTCGAAACCATCGGCAAGGGCCGCAACGGCGTGATGCCGGCCTGGGGCGAATTCCTCGGGCCCGACAAGGTGCATATCGTTGCGGCCTACGTGTACGGCTTGTCGCATCCGGCCGGCGGCCAGTGA
- the ccoG gene encoding cytochrome c oxidase accessory protein CcoG — MVKMQAHVKLTPVPAPEAMEQALYEVRKKIYPRAVHGAFAAWRWIFVLLTQLVFYGGPWLTWNARQAVLFDLAARKFYIFGLVFWPQDIVYLTVLLVICAYSLFLFTAVAGRLWCGYACPQTVYTEIFMWIERKVEGDRLARMKLDKQPLSARKFSLKGVKHGLWIALALWTGFTFVGFFTPIHTLGNEVLNLSTGPWESFWMLFYGFATYGNAGWMREQVCKYMCPYARFQSVMFDPDTLIITYDRERGEPRGTRARSADHKSKGLGDCVDCGICVQVCPTGIDIRNGLQYECIGCAACIDGCDQVMDKMGYPKGLIRYSTENALKNHLPTQGTLKRIFRPRVLIYSAILWAIIISTLVTLYRRVPLKVDVIRDRGNVMRDAEDADVQNVYRLQIMNTQEIERDMRISVSGLDGIEIEGVSRPIRVAPASSLMVPVRVEAPRASGNKGSNRILFTVEATDPAHPDSAPLKVEEKASFVIH; from the coding sequence ATGGTGAAGATGCAGGCGCACGTCAAGCTGACACCGGTTCCAGCACCCGAGGCCATGGAGCAGGCGCTTTATGAAGTCCGCAAGAAGATCTATCCGCGGGCGGTGCACGGCGCATTCGCCGCCTGGCGCTGGATCTTCGTGCTGCTCACGCAACTGGTGTTCTATGGCGGCCCATGGCTGACCTGGAACGCGCGGCAGGCGGTGTTGTTCGATCTCGCGGCCCGCAAGTTCTATATCTTCGGCCTGGTGTTCTGGCCGCAGGACATCGTCTACCTCACCGTTCTGCTGGTCATCTGCGCCTACTCGCTGTTCCTGTTCACTGCAGTCGCCGGACGGCTGTGGTGCGGCTATGCGTGCCCGCAGACGGTTTATACCGAAATCTTCATGTGGATCGAGCGTAAGGTGGAGGGCGACCGCCTCGCGCGCATGAAACTCGACAAGCAGCCGCTGTCCGCGCGCAAGTTCAGCCTGAAAGGCGTCAAGCACGGCCTGTGGATCGCCCTGGCGCTGTGGACCGGCTTCACGTTCGTGGGTTTCTTCACGCCGATTCATACTCTCGGCAATGAAGTGCTGAACCTGAGCACCGGCCCATGGGAGTCGTTCTGGATGTTGTTCTACGGCTTCGCCACTTATGGCAACGCCGGCTGGATGCGCGAGCAGGTGTGCAAATACATGTGCCCGTATGCGCGCTTCCAGAGCGTAATGTTCGATCCCGACACGCTGATCATCACCTACGACCGCGAACGCGGCGAGCCGAGAGGCACGCGCGCCAGGAGCGCAGACCACAAATCAAAGGGTCTGGGCGACTGCGTGGACTGCGGCATCTGCGTGCAGGTCTGTCCCACCGGCATCGATATCCGTAACGGCCTGCAATACGAATGCATCGGCTGCGCCGCTTGCATAGACGGATGCGACCAGGTGATGGACAAGATGGGCTACCCGAAGGGGTTGATCCGTTACTCCACGGAGAACGCGCTCAAGAACCATCTGCCGACGCAGGGGACGCTGAAGCGCATATTCCGCCCGCGTGTACTGATCTACAGCGCCATCCTGTGGGCGATCATCATCTCGACACTGGTGACGCTGTACCGGCGCGTGCCGCTCAAAGTTGACGTCATCCGCGATCGGGGAAACGTCATGCGCGACGCGGAAGACGCCGATGTCCAGAACGTTTATCGCCTACAGATCATGAACACGCAGGAAATAGAGCGCGATATGCGCATCAGCGTAAGCGGGCTCGACGGCATCGAGATCGAGGGTGTATCAAGGCCGATTCGCGTTGCGCCCGCGTCCTCGCTGATGGTGCCGGTACGGGTGGAAGCGCCGCGCGCATCCGGCAACAAGGGCTCGAACCGCATCCTGTTTACCGTGGAAGCGACCGATCCGGCCCATCCCGACAGCGCGCCGCTCAAAGTGGAAGAAAAGGCGAGCTTCGTCATCCACTGA
- a CDS encoding FixH family protein encodes MNQNAIIHPVMPWYREPWPWLLMTGPAIAVVAGFATLYIAFRNADPLVVDQYYKEGLAINRVLERDRIASLRGYRATIVLNEERTLVRVRMAGEMLPAELHLHYIHPTKSGLDREFSAQQIQPGLYQGSVQLAKAVRWNVELEDVQRQWRLTGGWNPADDRFVLEPRG; translated from the coding sequence ATGAACCAGAACGCGATCATCCATCCAGTCATGCCGTGGTACCGGGAGCCGTGGCCGTGGCTCCTGATGACAGGGCCGGCCATCGCGGTCGTCGCCGGTTTCGCCACCCTGTATATCGCCTTCAGGAATGCGGACCCGCTGGTGGTCGACCAGTACTACAAGGAAGGCCTGGCGATCAACCGCGTGCTGGAACGCGATCGCATCGCATCGCTGCGCGGCTATCGCGCAACGATCGTCCTGAACGAAGAACGCACGCTCGTGCGCGTGCGGATGGCTGGGGAAATGCTGCCGGCAGAACTGCACCTGCATTACATCCATCCCACGAAATCCGGGCTCGATCGGGAATTTTCCGCACAACAGATCCAACCCGGACTGTATCAGGGCTCCGTGCAGCTGGCGAAGGCGGTGCGATGGAACGTCGAACTCGAAGACGTGCAACGGCAGTGGCGCCTGACCGGGGGTTGGAATCCGGCCGATGACAGGTTCGTGCTGGAGCCGCGAGGCTGA
- a CDS encoding DUF2892 domain-containing protein, which translates to MPINVQTPDRLIRIAVGIALLGTVFFVSGNWRWAGLIGLVPLATGLVGWCPLYAWLMRD; encoded by the coding sequence ATGCCAATCAATGTACAGACGCCAGATCGCCTCATCCGCATCGCAGTTGGAATCGCGCTGCTCGGCACGGTGTTTTTTGTTTCCGGAAACTGGCGTTGGGCGGGGCTGATCGGCCTGGTGCCGCTTGCCACCGGACTTGTCGGCTGGTGTCCGCTCTACGCATGGCTGATGCGGGACTAA
- a CDS encoding SRPBCC family protein, protein MLVADASKNDPVSLVLPFHFECSVVVNAPAEAVFSRLDDPKLLSAHMSRSSWMMAGSRMALELDASQGRAVGASIRMGGRVLGIALSLEEIVTERNPPRRKVWETTGTPKLLVIGHYGMGYDLTPQGNSSLLRVFIDWALPEAGLPRWLGRMFGGYYARWCTQRMTGDAEEHFRTAGQG, encoded by the coding sequence ATGCTTGTAGCCGACGCTTCAAAGAATGACCCGGTGTCCCTCGTCCTACCTTTTCACTTCGAGTGCAGCGTTGTGGTGAACGCTCCGGCCGAGGCCGTTTTCTCGCGCTTGGACGATCCCAAACTCTTGTCGGCCCACATGAGCCGTTCCTCGTGGATGATGGCCGGCTCGCGAATGGCGCTCGAGCTGGATGCTTCTCAAGGCCGCGCCGTAGGCGCATCGATCCGCATGGGCGGCCGAGTGCTCGGGATTGCGCTTTCGCTGGAGGAAATCGTCACGGAACGAAATCCGCCGCGGCGAAAAGTATGGGAGACCACGGGCACGCCAAAACTCCTCGTGATAGGCCATTACGGGATGGGCTACGACCTGACGCCGCAGGGCAATTCTTCTCTGCTTCGAGTCTTTATCGACTGGGCTCTACCTGAAGCAGGGCTTCCGCGTTGGCTCGGTCGAATGTTCGGCGGCTACTACGCACGGTGGTGCACGCAGCGCATGACCGGCGATGCCGAAGAGCATTTCCGCACCGCCGGACAAGGTTGA
- a CDS encoding copper-translocating P-type ATPase, whose amino-acid sequence MHPEIQRAGPGGCPKCGMTLVPLVPATPAAAEYTCPMHPEVRSPKPGNCPKCGMALVPVEGAKEDDAELRNMTRRFWVSAVLTAPLAVIAMAPYFGIKEPFGVTAHVRMYLELVLGTPVALWGGWPFFRKFALSIKNRSPNMYTLIGLGVALAYLFSLAAVFAPGLFPQEFQEDSGQVGAYFEAAAVIVTLVLLGEVMQLRAIGQTSRAIRELLALAPNTALRVESDGREIEVPLSDVQVGDKLRVRPGEKVPVDGTCVDGSSNVDESMITGEPVAVPKKPGDRMTGATINGKGTLIIRAERVGADTLLAQIVHMVAQAQRTRAPVQRLADLAAAYFVETVIAIAILTALVWWFFGPEPRLAYAVVNAVAVLIIACPCAVGLATPISITVAMGQGAINGILFRNAEAVEKLREIDTLVVDKTGTLTLGSPRLVDLVVEPGITESEALTLIVSLERASEHPLAQAIVQGAEDRGLRLSTVEKFESVTGQGVRGEVGGRKVAVGSRRFMESQGTVAASLADRADALRTQGKTALYAAVDGRTIAVVAVADPIKITTPEAIRALKSEGVRVVMLSGDSRKTAEAVGRQLGIDEVIAEVLPEQKVDAVKALQAQGRTVAMAGDGINDAPALAQANVGIAMGTGTDVAIESGSVTLVKGDLRGIVKAIRLSRATMRNVKQNLFFAFVYNALGIPIAAGVLYPLFGLLLSPIFAGAAMAMSSVSVVTNALRLRRAKL is encoded by the coding sequence ATGCATCCCGAGATCCAGCGGGCCGGTCCGGGGGGCTGCCCGAAATGCGGCATGACGCTCGTCCCCCTCGTTCCTGCCACACCGGCGGCAGCCGAATACACCTGCCCGATGCATCCGGAGGTCCGCAGCCCCAAACCAGGCAACTGCCCCAAGTGCGGCATGGCGCTCGTGCCCGTCGAGGGAGCAAAGGAAGACGACGCGGAGCTGCGCAACATGACGCGCCGCTTTTGGGTCAGCGCCGTGCTGACGGCGCCGCTCGCCGTCATCGCGATGGCGCCGTATTTCGGGATCAAGGAACCGTTCGGAGTGACCGCGCACGTGCGGATGTACCTCGAGCTCGTGCTCGGCACGCCGGTCGCGCTGTGGGGAGGCTGGCCGTTTTTCCGGAAGTTCGCGCTCTCGATCAAGAACCGTAGCCCGAACATGTACACGCTGATCGGGCTGGGCGTGGCGCTCGCCTACCTGTTCAGTCTCGCGGCGGTGTTTGCGCCCGGACTTTTCCCGCAGGAATTTCAGGAAGACAGCGGGCAGGTCGGTGCCTACTTCGAGGCAGCCGCGGTCATCGTCACGCTGGTGCTGCTGGGCGAGGTCATGCAGTTGCGCGCGATCGGCCAGACGAGCCGCGCGATCCGCGAGCTCCTGGCGCTCGCGCCCAACACGGCGTTGCGCGTCGAATCTGACGGACGGGAGATAGAAGTGCCGCTGTCCGACGTGCAGGTCGGCGACAAGCTGCGTGTGCGCCCAGGGGAAAAGGTGCCCGTCGATGGAACTTGCGTGGATGGGTCGTCCAACGTGGACGAATCCATGATTACGGGCGAACCGGTTGCCGTGCCAAAGAAACCGGGCGACAGGATGACCGGCGCGACGATCAACGGCAAAGGTACGCTGATCATCCGCGCAGAGCGCGTTGGTGCCGACACGCTGCTCGCGCAGATCGTCCACATGGTCGCCCAAGCCCAGCGAACGCGCGCGCCCGTGCAGCGCCTCGCCGATCTCGCAGCCGCGTACTTCGTGGAAACGGTTATCGCGATCGCAATCCTGACCGCGCTGGTCTGGTGGTTCTTCGGTCCCGAACCCAGACTTGCGTATGCGGTGGTCAATGCGGTGGCGGTGCTCATCATCGCCTGTCCTTGTGCGGTGGGCCTTGCGACGCCAATCTCCATCACGGTCGCGATGGGGCAGGGGGCAATCAACGGAATCCTGTTCCGGAACGCCGAAGCCGTGGAGAAGCTGCGCGAGATCGACACCCTCGTCGTGGACAAAACAGGCACGCTTACGCTCGGCAGTCCGCGGCTCGTGGACCTCGTCGTCGAGCCGGGGATCACAGAGAGCGAGGCGCTTACACTGATCGTAAGTCTGGAGCGCGCGAGTGAACATCCGCTTGCTCAGGCCATTGTCCAAGGCGCGGAAGACCGCGGCCTGCGTTTGTCTACCGTTGAGAAATTCGAGTCTGTCACCGGTCAGGGCGTGCGAGGAGAGGTCGGCGGCCGGAAGGTCGCGGTGGGCAGCCGCCGATTCATGGAATCACAGGGCACCGTAGCTGCTTCGCTCGCCGACAGGGCCGATGCGCTGAGGACCCAAGGCAAGACCGCGCTCTATGCCGCGGTGGACGGACGCACAATCGCGGTGGTCGCTGTCGCCGATCCAATCAAGATAACGACCCCGGAAGCAATCAGGGCGCTGAAATCCGAAGGCGTGCGCGTCGTGATGCTGTCGGGCGACTCGCGCAAGACCGCGGAAGCAGTCGGCCGACAGCTTGGCATCGATGAAGTGATCGCCGAGGTGTTGCCCGAGCAGAAGGTCGACGCCGTCAAGGCGCTGCAGGCGCAAGGCCGCACGGTCGCAATGGCGGGCGACGGCATCAACGACGCGCCGGCGCTTGCCCAGGCGAACGTGGGCATCGCGATGGGCACCGGGACGGACGTGGCGATCGAGAGTGGAAGCGTGACGCTCGTCAAGGGCGACCTGCGCGGCATCGTCAAGGCGATTCGCCTGTCGCGCGCCACCATGCGCAACGTGAAGCAGAATCTGTTCTTCGCCTTCGTCTACAACGCGCTAGGCATCCCGATCGCAGCAGGCGTGCTTTATCCTTTATTCGGTTTGCTCCTGTCGCCGATCTTTGCCGGCGCCGCCATGGCGATGAGCTCGGTCTCCGTAGTCACCAACGCGCTTCGGTTGCGGCGCGCGAAACTGTGA
- a CDS encoding DUF2933 domain-containing protein, translating into MTYVFVAFIAIAAFFLLLEHRAHVFGVLPYLLLLACPLLHMFGHRHGGHGGSDTKPERQPGEKNAEPAEHPH; encoded by the coding sequence ATGACTTACGTTTTCGTTGCATTTATTGCAATCGCAGCTTTTTTCCTGCTACTTGAGCATCGCGCGCATGTCTTCGGCGTCCTGCCTTATCTGCTCCTGCTCGCGTGTCCTCTGCTGCACATGTTCGGACACCGGCATGGCGGACACGGCGGGAGCGATACCAAGCCCGAGCGGCAGCCGGGCGAAAAGAATGCCGAACCGGCAGAACATCCCCATTAG